In Vigna angularis cultivar LongXiaoDou No.4 chromosome 8, ASM1680809v1, whole genome shotgun sequence, the DNA window TGCTATGTTGACATTCAAAAACCATCATTGACTTGGTTGTTTTAGTCAACATATTGATTTATTCAACTTGTATACCTTTTTTTGTCTTGTGTATTCAAAATCTCAAATGTTTctaattatttcatataaacTTCTTTAGACAATTATCAATATAagaagacatttttttttattaaatcgtTGAAAGGATAAATTAAAACTAGAGATAACAATACTCAAAATGTGCTAATTTTGGATATGAGAACAAATATTTTAGTGTAATTTATTTCAAATGGTTGTGTATATTCCTATGTTACTAATTGTGTATATTCCTATGTTACTGATCTATCTTTGCATGTCTCAACTCTACCATGTGTATTATATTACATACCCCTATCGacattctaataatttttttccaatCGGATAATCTACCAATTCTTTcgatttattttattgcaagaTCTCATCTCATTTATAACAGCATTACAGATGAAATTAACTAAAGCTTTATAAacattgttaaaaataaataattaacttacgtaatatttgaattaaataaatttttatttttaatgtgattACTCATAAGTATTTGATGTCATTGGttaaatcaaaatcataaaTAGACATAAAAATGTTTCTAATAACACAATTtgacataatttatatatatatatatatatatatatatatatatataaagattatttAACAAATGTATAATATGTTATATCGTCattatgaatataaaatgttttattttgatatgGTTATGAATATACAAACTCTTGCTTTCGATGTGGTTAAATTTTTCGCGTTATGTAATTGTTGATATGATAAAATTGTTACTTTGTTCTCATATTTAAACACATTAaaccaaatatttatttaaaattttcaaattatacttttcagataaaataatcactaaattgttttatttaattttttaatcttaagcAAATTAATTCTAAATAACACAAGCATAAAAATACTCAtgcaaacaacaaaaattatcatatgaaaatgttaacttctataattattatcaatatGAAAATTCTCTTTTTTACCCAATACATAAAAGTTAAGCTCAAACAACTATTACTTCAGTTCAAAATATTATTCCCTAAcatagaaatagaaataaaaaatacttggATTAAAATACTCTCCATTTGTAATTATTAGTCgtaaattattctaaattttcattcttttccgTCACTCACAATAACAATAGAGTAAAAATTTGCTAcaactataataatatatattataattcttttCAACGTATGGCTTACTTTGTCTTTACAATCCAACCGAGGAATatcattacaaaaaataaatttaaaaaggaaacaatttaaaaatttaaaaacttttttttttttacaatagaAGAATTAATTGACAGTGCATATTATTTGTAGTTTGATTTCAATTATTCtaaagaagaaatcatatttaCGCTAcaatcttttataatattttttttttttcaaaattataagaaGAAATTTGCAGCCAATGATGAACAATACAAGGAGAAGAAGCAGTTACACCCTCGAGAATGGTGAAATTCCAGGGAAAATTATAAATCCAAATTTCTCCCAATCCAAACGGCAGATCCGATCCGCGCTACATTCCCATTCCTCTCCGTCCTTCAACAAATTTCCTTTCAGGTGTCACAACAtcacttctctttcttccttctctctctttctctctctgccaCAGCAAcacattcattcatttttttttctcagttttttttttcaatttctcttcGAACTACGGCTCAATTGCTTTAGATCAAGAAGTGTATTGTAGATTTCTTGTTTCTCTCACGCTCTTTCCTTTTGTCgttttgtgttttgaatttttgCTTAATTGAAATCAAGTGAATCGTTGATCTTCGATCCTTGCAGTTTTTGAGGATCCGGTGAAACCACATGGCGATGGTGGACCAGCCTCTGTATCCGATTGCCGTATTGATCGATGAGCTGAAGAACGAGGATATTCAGCTGCGGCTGAACTCGATCCGACGGCTCTCCACGATCGCGCGGGCGCTTGGCGAGGAGCGGACGCGGAAGGAGCTGATTCCGTTTCTCAGCGAGAACAACGACGATGACGATGAAGTGCTTCTCGCAATGGCCGAAGAATTGGGTGTGTTCATTCCCTACGTGGGAGGCGTGGAACACGCCAACGTGCTTCTTCCTCCGTTGGAGACGCTCTGCACCGTTGAGGAAACTTGCGTCAGAGACAAATCGGTGGAGTCGCTGTGTAGGATTGGGGCTCAGATGAAGGAGCAGGATTTGGTTGAACACTTCATTCCTTTAGTTAAGGTAGTACATATACATAGTTGCCTGCGTTTTTATTCAGCATTTTAGGTTTTGTTTGTATAAACTTCATTGTAAGTTCTTTGAAGTGAGTTTTCCATAAgctataaaatcaaattatgcCCCTCAGGTTTCGGagaagttaatgaaaataatttctctGAAAATTAAATGCATACGTTGATTTGAGCTTAGGCCTCATTTCATTTTACTTGCTCACGAGGAATTTATCTAAATAGGATTATATTATGAGTCTGATTGTGGTTTGAGTGGGattcattgtttttgttattttggttgTTGTAGAGGCTGGCTGCTGGCGAGTGGTTCACAGCACGAGTTTCGTCTTGTGGTTTGTTCCATATTGCTTACCCTAGTGCGCCGGAGGTGGTGAAGACTGAACTGAGAGCCATATATGGCCAGCTCTGTCAAGATGATATGCCGATGGTTAGGAGATCTGCTGCTACAAACTTGGGAAAGTTTGCTGCCACCGTTGAAGCTCCTCACTTGAAATCAGACATCATGTCTGTGTTTGAGGATCTTACACAAGATGGTATGTGAAGATGATGTGGCGAATTCCAGCATCTCATCATTAATCTGTTATATAATAGTAGGATAGAGGCAACAGTTTTAGTGTTTGTAATTGTATATAGTTCaaaaaattttcttcttagatGAGTTGAGGACCCACGTAGTTAGTTAGCTGTGAATGACATTACTCAGGCTATCTGTTTCTTCTAGGGATTTATGTTTGTCTATAATCACCTTGTCTAGATTGGGAATTAGATATATTTAAGTTCACAAGATTAACAAGAAAGAAACTGAAAACAAAATAGAAGATTGCATCTGATTAAGGTATTTTTGGAGTCTTAGAGAAATTTCAACTATTTCATGCGTGATGTTAATCTGAAAGGTATTCATGAAAGTAAAGACCCtagaatacaaaaaatattatgtaacaGTCTAATGGTTCTCAACTGTTCATATTTGATCTCTGTTTATCTTAGTTTCCTCTTAGTCCAAAATCTTGGTATAAAAGGTGAAATATGTatgttaaaagtttataaataacaGCAGACACTTGCAGACTTTCACTGATTGCCTTTTGTTATTGATCTTTGCAATAAAAGGAAcagtgataatatttttaattaggaAGACGCCAGATGGTGGACCTGTTCAAGTGAGATTCACATAACTGCTAGTCATGAATAGAACAATTGTATCATTCTTCCTTATAATATTATCAGGAACCTTGGCATACTGAAGTTTTTGTTTGTCAGTATATTAGAGTGACTAATGGGAGAAATAAATACAGGTTTAGTCCATTATGGTCATTTGTGGAATAACTATTTTAGTCTATTTTTTAAGTTGATTGGTTGGATGGAGTTGCGTGTATTAACCAATGATTTCTTGACCCTTGTTCTTGCAGATCAAGATTCTGTTCGGCTGCTTGCTGTTGAGGGTTGTGCAGCTCTAGGAAAATTGTTGGAGCCTCAGGATTGTGTGGCACATATTCTTCCTGTCATAGTCAATTTTTCTCAGGTTTGTTGACCATTAGCAATTCTATATATGTAGAGATATATCTTCCATAGCCATTTTGTCCCTCATGCTCGAGCATACTAAACATATGCTTAGTACTCTACTCTTAACAGAGAGAAAGCGAGGGTAGCAGCTCttagaaaaaataatgtagAATTGCACCAAAGATAGTATGATCATGTGAAAGAAGACCAATAGAAGCTGCAGAAATAGAGTTGATTAAATGGAGGACAGGCTATTAGTACAACTTAGAGGAAGAACGAGAAAACTTTATAAACCATTAAAAAGAATTTAGATCTAATTAACTTCTATGAAGACTCGATTTTGGACAGAACACAATGGTGTGGGaaaagtattttgtttttgttgaataatattatatgaaaGGATTCTTTATTTACCCTTGATAGCTACATGTTTTGGGCATGATTGTGGCTTATTTGTTACTTTTTGAAGCATACACTTCtgtaaatacaaattttattgaacAACTAACCTGTATGAATATGATGCACTGTACCTAGATCTTTGTTGGTGGAAGAATGataatcttacactaattcaaattaaaagattaaagtTGGAAATGGACCTGCTAGGGTGATAACATTCCCCACACCACTGCATTAGCACATATTGAAGTCGCATGACATTAGTTTGTTGACTTGTGAGTAGTAATGAATTGCATCAGGAGTTATTTGACAGTTGAATTAGTTTAATCCTGATGCAGGTCTCTAGAAGTTGGATTCTTTTATGGTTTTACTGTTAGTTAGTTGTCTGCATGCTTTTCATATTTAGTAGTCCCATCCTTTTTGTCATTTTGAAGAACCTTTTTTCGTGTTCTCAATATCAAAAGccaaaaaactaaataaaaaattaatttgggTTTTGCTGGCTTGTGTTGTTTCCAACTTTCTGAagtgaatttttgtttgtttttgtcaCATTTACATAGTTGAATTACTTCTTATACAGGACAAGTCATGGCGTGTTCGTTACATGGTTGCAAATCAACTATATGAGCTATGTGAAGCTGTTGGTCCTGATCCCACCAGGTAACCATTTATGTCTTCTATCTGAAAGTCCGTGTTACTAATCACTGAACATTTTTCATTGGTAAAAAAACTACCATGCttcattatttctttataatctatgacattatttaaaaaattaaaatgtatttgttTCCTAGATTCAAGTTGACTTATATAAATGTGATGCATTTGTAGGTCAGAATTGGTTCCTGCCTATGTTAGGCTGCTGCGTGATAATGAAGCTGAAGTACGTATTGCTGCTGCTGGGAAAGTAACTAAGTTCTCGCGCATTCTAAGTCCTGAACTTGCCATTCAGCATATTCTACCCTGTGTGAAGGTATACAGTTACCTTGGACTCTTACAGTTTTAGAATTTATGATAATACCTCAATTACATCGATCAAGTTTACCTAATATAGGAGCTATCAAGCGATTCATCTCAACATGTTCGCTCTGCATTGGCTTCCGTTATAATGGGAATGGCACCAGTGTTGGGGAAGGTATGAGGCTTTCTCTAAGCTCTTAAATTATAGAAACATAAAATTAGGACATTTACAAATGTGTCTACGGAGGTGTTTGAAAAGGGATAGAAAATCACATGGCTTAGGTTATTATATGAATAAATGGTTTAGCATGTAaggaattctttccaaatgtgACTTAAGTATTTAATTGTTATGGGAGAGAAAAACGAGAAGTAATGTGAAGGAATTCATGTATCTTGATTATACAATGGaggtttttatttataattagagCCAAAGGCATATTGAGTAAGGGCTACACAATTATACTGCTCATGTTATTCCTAATTAcggtattttcatttttatacaatacattacataattacaaaattCCTACCCATTTGCATCAATagttaaaaatgttttgttatgtttttttctcaTGGCAGATATGTTTTATCCTATTATAAGGGCAATTGCCATATCTACCTTAAAATTCTATTAGAATATGATTTCGTGGTttactatatatttaaattgcCTTCACTAATCAATAAGTTGaataaagattttgaaaaaataaaattattttacatgttAGAGTTATTACCATGAGATAAATTTATGCCTCTATTCACCATCTAACCTCAATCACTTGGGCTATTGCTCAGATAACTCAATTTTATATACCTTTTTTCTTGCATAGTTATTTTTGAGttagaatttttcttttggGGGAAACTATCCTTTTTTAAATGTACAAATTAGTTTAAGATCATGGTTTGTTATTTATACTTTTCTCTTTATCTTAATTCccttttcataaaaaaatggcAAGAATTATCTTTCGAATCAGATAATTCATTCAGGTcttgatttctttatttcttgACTAATAGATCGATCACATTTCTATACAatatcattactttttttttattgatattaatgtTAAGAATAAATTGTTTTTGTGCCTATGTATTGTTTCGTTCCCATTCACACTTTAAATTTTCTAGATCCTCCACCTAGCACTTGCAGTGGCATTAAACGTCAGGTTATATATTTATCACTATCCATAAACATATCATGCCTCATGTGGTGAAATAGGCATACTATTGTATCTCTACAATACATGCATTTGGCAGGATTTGGTCTATTTGCTTTCCAAACTTTGGCCATTCccttatagaaaaaaaaaattagttaataatattCTGGTCTgtacaaaatatgaaaaactgaaattaaaacCTTTACCTATTTTCTCCACTTTATTTTTGGACCTCTGCCTATTTTCTCCACTTTATTGTTTTTCATCTCCTCATACTAGCACGTTTGTTTCTGTTTTCTAATACTCTGCTCTGTTGGGagaaatatttgattttattcctTTACTCTTGATACTGTTCCTACCTAAAAGCAATTCAACTTAGGTGCCTTCTTGCTTTTCCAATAATTATGTGGTGGTTGCAGGATGCAACAATTGAGCAACTCCTGCctattttcctttctcttttgaAAGACGAATTTCCTGATGTCAGACTAAATATTATCAGCAAGCTTGATCAAGTGAATCAGGTTTGTGGCTTAAAATTCAACGTTCTTTTAGATTGGCTATGTAcgtttcaaaattattatttttcatatactACCTCTTAGAAGCTTGTAATTTTACACGTGGATTGCAGGTTATTGGTATCGATTTGTTATCTCAGTCTCTGTTGCCAGCTATTGTGGAGCTTGCCGAGGATCGGCACTGGAGAGTTCGACTTGCTATCATAGAATATATACCCTTATTGGCAAGCCAATTGGGTGTTGGGTTTTTTGATGATAAGCTCGGTGCTCTTTGCATGCAATGGCTAAAGGACAAGGTATGTGAAGCAAGTGCAATTATTTTCAATTGGTTCTAATCTTACTTTTTATGTctattttattgaaaacaaGTTATTTTGTCTTGAGCTTTACGAATgttattataaatttcatatatatatgtgtattgTTTTTTAAACAAATGTTTAGTTTATGCAATATTTTGTATGTTTAAGCTAAAAGAAATGATAGAATTACATGTCTTTGGGAATTTGTACTGCGCTGTTGGTGAAGATTGGGTTTGCCCAATGTGCTCCATTTTTGGTATATTTGGTTGGAAAGAAATGCCAAAACGATTTGGGATAGGTTGTACACTTAACTTCTTTGTGGTCTAAGGACTTTCTAGGAGAACTATATTTTATAGTTCTTCAGAGAGATTGACATGCATTGATACATGTTTCATGTTcttgatttttatgttttccttttgattattttttggaTTAGCTTTTCAGGATATCCTATCCTCTTGTAGTAGTACCTTCTGTCTTTCCTAAGAAGTTTTTATGATAATCAAAATGATggtgatgataataataataataatgtgattttttctataattttaaagcTCTCATTATTAGCTTTAATATGttacttttaaataaacaaGTCAGGTCAAACTCTACTACAGTGCTTGGCTTTTTTTAATGGTGCTTATATCTGACATGTATTTTCGTGGCCTTTTCTTTTCgcatgaaaaggaaaaagaagagaaattggTGTTACTTACATATCTTAATTTTAGAAGGCGAAAAGAATAAGCAAAAGTTAGTGTAagttatttaatgtttaattttcaatttgatgGTGGTTTAGGATTGGCTGTAGAAAGACCCAAAAGGAAAATACCACTTAATGTTTCATataaagattacaagtcttatGTTTGATGGAAGGTTTAAACTGAATCTTCCATTGAACGGGTcggttataaaaaatattcaaaactcTTCTGGTCACGAAGCTAACTATTCATTCTTTCCTTTTTACTAGGGGTAGGGGTGTTCAATTCTTTTCTGcttcttattttagtattttttattatagattcGTTGTGTTATATTGACTTTCTTTAATGTATGTTCATGTATTTGTAGGTATACTCAATCCGTGACGCGGCCGCAAATAACATCAAACGCTTAGCAGAAGAATTTGGACCGGATTGGGCAATGCAACACATTATTCCCCAGGTTTGAAAACAGACACTTAGTTTGTTGATATACATTTTCAGTATATTTTACCTTGAACTACAGAAAAGGATTCCTACACCAGTGATATCATAGAACATCCTTAATGTTTACCTTGACATTCTATCTGCGGCCAATTTTGCTTAGGttatgaaatttgtttaaagatcaattaaaattaatataggtTTCTTGGTATTGACATCTTAGCGTAAAGCCCATATTCAACTATAGActaataagaaaacaaaaaattacaagaTAATATTGATTTAGAaataatgataatgaaaaaGTAAGCACACGATATCAAGAAATGAAACGAACTATTGGAATGGGTTTGCGAGCTGCAAAAGGAATTACACAGGGCTAAAAGgttaaagtgaaaagaaaagagaagtcTTACATTCTTTAAAGGCATTGGGAGAAGGAAAACAAGGTTTATATCATTTAAAGAAACCCTAGATTTTGAATTGGGTTCGGTAGTGACTGGGGAAAGATTCTATTCTATCTACTTGTAGAATGTGTGCTGGAAATTTTGTTGCAGTAGACACTTTTCTTAGTACTTCAAGGATTAGAAAAATATGTCCTGAATGCTATTATCTAATGAACTACTGTATCCTTTGCAGGTTTTGGACATGGTTACTGATCCACACTATCTGTATCGGATGACGATCCTACAAGCAATTTCTCTACTGGCTCCTGTTTTGGGCTCGGATATTACTTCTTCAAAACTGCTCCCTCTGGTCATTAATGCATCAAAAGATAGGTAAAATTGTGGAGTCCTTACTTCTTTTGTGTATCTTCCTTTGAGCCAATACTCATAGCATGTCTTGCAGGGTACCTAATATCAAATTCAATGTAGCCAAAGTGTTGCAGTCCCTCATCCCAATTGTTGATCAGTCTGTAAGTAGCTTCCATTTAAGGTTTCATCTTTAACATGCCCCCATCACATAGTTACTTGGACTACAATACCGTATGGATCTCTAAACTAAAAAATCTAGTATTTTGAAAACTAATCCGAGGAGAGccatattatttgttaatttggTTCAGAAATATTGAGGTCCagattaatttttgttgtaaattattttatgctACTTTGAATTGGTTGTTTCTTGACTTTATCACtataaaaagaatttcaaaCTAATTATTTGTGGAAAATGCTTGGATTACAAAACTAGTTGGTTGAAAGCTAAGCTGACTGTTTGGTACTGGTAAATGGCAATGTTATCACTTGAAAATCTCTGTCCCAATTGTTCTCAATAGACTATAGtttgtttttttcaataaaGCTTGTGACAGTGAGGAATGATATGAAATGCATTACTGTTTAATAGAAGACTGTTGGGTTGCCCTCTCCCAATGCATGATTTTTTTAGCGTCTCTTTAATTACTGATCGTAATTATCGTTTGAATAATGAAGGTCGTTGAGAATACCATCCGTCCCTGTCTGGTTGAGCTGAGTGAGGATCCAGATGTTGATGTTAGGTTTTTCGCCTCTCAAGCACTACAATCTAGTGATCAAGTCAAGATGTCTAGCTAGATCAGTCTGCATGTTGTCgttagtttttctttctttttcttttatataagaTTTACATTTTCTTGTGTAATTGGCAACATGCCAACTTGCCCAATCTTTTGTATCACATATCATTGTGGTGATCCTGCTTTGCTTTCATTTTATCAGTATTACCAGGTTCTTTGTAGTGAAGAAACATTGTCCGGAGGTGAGATCGGTTTTGATGACCACTAATTATGATTTACCAATGTGAACATATTTTGTATGAAATTTTGATTTACCAATACAATGAATATATTCATTATCTGCTTAAAATATGTCCATTCTAAAATATCAGCAGCTAATGTAAAAAAAGTGGGAAATTAGGTTTGGATTATTAGACACTTCAAAGTAAAACAAACATTTATTCGGTAACCATATAAACTTAAACTCTTAATTGAGTAggttttttcttataattccacattttctttcatatataattcCGCACAAAGATTTTAGATTCAgtggtttaaatttttttggattGAGTGATTCATGTTTTGCAAATCACCCTATtcgaaaattaagaaaattagaCATTGTGTTTTAGAGTGcataaatctaaaattattaatttttatcatttttaataatttataatgtattttctAATTGtgtaatttagaatatattttaaatgtagatatacattttgaattatattttggaaTTCAAATTTACATCATAGATAACATTAATACAAGatacatgaaaaaaattaaagaaactcATGCAAGTATGAAATGGTAATCAAAATGTTAACTTAAacatgataataattaaataaggtTTTGTCaagtttgaaaaattaatatgaatacaagatataagaaaaaatttacttacacaaataatattcaattctcggtttttaaaatgattatttatttggtatatctttaacaaaaatatatttatttatttttcaaacttttaaatatacaaacatTTCCCATACTCTAATAAACAACacttattttttgtatttttaataaacatttatgttttgtatttttttaataatatatactcatttttcttattttttttatccaaaataatttttaatttaatttataaaacattttttattttaaaaattattttttatttatataatttttatttaaatcttagTCAGTAtgatattttaaagtataacaAGAAAAGTAAtctcaatttattaaaaataaaaaaaaatgatatttgtttaGCACAGAAAAATGAGTAATTATTAGAAAAAGTTATGAATGTAttgaaatgtatattttaaaattagagacATCCCACATGCACAACTATAGTAAGATATAGTTTGATTGATTGCTGATTTGTTGACGTGTCTCATATAACTGAAAGCGATACTAATTAATGTCTGCTGTTCCGGTACATTGGGAGACGACAGTTAGATCTCATTTCTCTTTTCTCAAGTTTTCAGTGTCAACTAATTTTTATCAGAAGATAAAAGGGAtaccaattattttaaattaacaaattcagaatttgaaattataattttagattaaatattgTAGAAATAGTTTATGAAACTTTTAATTCAAAACTTcctgagaaaaaaaatttaaaagactataattattataaaatataaaggacaaaataatcatttcaaaataaatgaaGGGTCCAAGAAGAAATCTAAGCCTCCCTTTGGGGTATCATTGAATCTGGAATTCACTATTTGAACTAGTTCTTGAAGAGTTTTAGTAGCTACCATACTCGACCTAAACATTTTTACATTCAAAATCATAAAGAGAAAACAGTACTGCTAACAGTTTTTGTTCATTGTGAAACATCCTTAAAAAAAAGGTAACACGTGGAAAATTGGTCAG includes these proteins:
- the LOC108344617 gene encoding serine/threonine-protein phosphatase 2A 65 kDa regulatory subunit A beta isoform, coding for MAMVDQPLYPIAVLIDELKNEDIQLRLNSIRRLSTIARALGEERTRKELIPFLSENNDDDDEVLLAMAEELGVFIPYVGGVEHANVLLPPLETLCTVEETCVRDKSVESLCRIGAQMKEQDLVEHFIPLVKRLAAGEWFTARVSSCGLFHIAYPSAPEVVKTELRAIYGQLCQDDMPMVRRSAATNLGKFAATVEAPHLKSDIMSVFEDLTQDDQDSVRLLAVEGCAALGKLLEPQDCVAHILPVIVNFSQDKSWRVRYMVANQLYELCEAVGPDPTRSELVPAYVRLLRDNEAEVRIAAAGKVTKFSRILSPELAIQHILPCVKELSSDSSQHVRSALASVIMGMAPVLGKDATIEQLLPIFLSLLKDEFPDVRLNIISKLDQVNQVIGIDLLSQSLLPAIVELAEDRHWRVRLAIIEYIPLLASQLGVGFFDDKLGALCMQWLKDKVYSIRDAAANNIKRLAEEFGPDWAMQHIIPQVLDMVTDPHYLYRMTILQAISLLAPVLGSDITSSKLLPLVINASKDRVPNIKFNVAKVLQSLIPIVDQSVVENTIRPCLVELSEDPDVDVRFFASQALQSSDQVKMSS